One region of Bosea sp. 29B genomic DNA includes:
- a CDS encoding histidine kinase encodes MADFHPILARAIAGLTDKSPEARRAVYDRARTALLAQLRSLDPPLSEADITRERLSLDEAVSRIEAEIALADAIEPSLPPLLLDEPPAASATPPARPEPKPRPAVSQEPPRFEEQAAARDEAQPIRPRVAPPRKRSVNPGHVRTAIVGGGVALAVAVIAGAAYYVNKVAPQDQQVRPRVETQATPAPQDQAGKISERAGSETAPTPSQPSGQRPNQQAGTQPGSDIAVAQRAILYIEVPETPQQPRTVQGRVLWRLDSDTAGPGRPVETIVRATIEMADAGLSLDFTIRRNTDSAFPASHIIGMRFTTSGEAANDAIREVGVPQFKLEEGERGAPLSAISSALGENLFVAALSNVPVESERNLDLLRNRNWIDLPVRFNSGRRGIITFEKGGAGNQTIGDALNRWQG; translated from the coding sequence ATGGCCGATTTCCACCCCATTCTGGCGCGTGCGATCGCCGGACTGACCGACAAGTCTCCGGAAGCACGTCGCGCCGTCTACGATCGCGCGCGCACGGCGTTGCTCGCGCAATTGCGCAGCCTCGACCCGCCGCTTTCCGAAGCCGACATCACCCGCGAGCGACTCTCGCTCGATGAGGCGGTGTCGCGCATCGAGGCCGAGATCGCACTCGCCGACGCGATCGAGCCGAGCCTGCCACCGCTCCTGCTGGACGAACCGCCGGCTGCTTCCGCGACACCGCCCGCGCGGCCGGAACCGAAACCACGCCCTGCGGTATCGCAGGAACCGCCGCGCTTCGAGGAGCAGGCGGCCGCTCGCGACGAAGCCCAGCCGATCCGCCCACGCGTCGCGCCGCCGCGCAAGCGCAGCGTCAACCCTGGCCATGTCCGCACGGCCATCGTCGGCGGCGGTGTTGCGCTCGCCGTCGCGGTGATCGCCGGCGCGGCCTATTACGTCAACAAGGTCGCTCCGCAGGACCAGCAGGTCCGCCCGCGCGTCGAAACCCAGGCTACGCCAGCTCCGCAGGACCAGGCCGGCAAGATCAGCGAGCGCGCCGGCAGCGAAACCGCCCCGACGCCGAGCCAACCTTCCGGCCAGCGCCCGAACCAGCAGGCCGGCACCCAGCCCGGCAGCGACATCGCCGTCGCCCAGCGCGCCATCCTCTATATCGAGGTCCCCGAGACCCCGCAGCAGCCCCGCACCGTGCAGGGCCGCGTACTCTGGCGGCTCGACAGCGACACCGCCGGCCCTGGCCGACCGGTCGAGACGATCGTGCGCGCCACCATCGAGATGGCCGATGCCGGGCTCTCGCTCGACTTCACCATCCGGCGCAACACCGATAGCGCCTTCCCGGCCTCGCACATCATCGGCATGCGCTTCACCACCTCGGGCGAAGCAGCGAACGACGCGATCCGCGAAGTCGGCGTGCCGCAGTTCAAGCTCGAAGAGGGTGAGCGCGGCGCGCCGCTCTCGGCGATCTCCTCGGCGCTTGGCGAGAACCTGTTCGTGGCGGCCCTCTCGAACGTTCCGGTCGAGTCCGAGCGCAATCTCGATTTGCTGCGCAACCGCAACTGGATCGACCTGCCGGTCCGCTTCAACTCCGGCCGGCGCGGCATCATCACCTTCGAGAAGGGCGGCGCCGGCAACCAGACGATCGGCGATGCGCTGAACCGCTGGCAGGGCTGA
- a CDS encoding peptide chain release factor 3 — MTDLSTIDSAAAAAAPHVRRRTFAIISHPDAGKTTLTEKLLYFGGAIQLAGEVRAKAGRRQTSSDWMKIERQRGISVVTSVMTFEYDGHVFNLLDTPGHEDFSEDTYRTLTAVDSAVMVIDAAKGIEARTKKLFEVCRLRDIPIVTFINKVDRETRDPFDLLNEIETTLALDVAPMTWPVGRGREFVGTLDLASNTLRRNQKGDESDAGQKVDGEDDKLFDELLPHSAADTFREEVFLAREGCKPFDLEAFREGHLTPVYFGAALRDYGVRDLIDALGKLAPSPRAQSADKRLIEAGEPKMTGFVFKIQANMDPNHRDRIAFMRVCSGKLSRGMKAKLVRTGKPLPLNAPQFFFARDRSIAEEAFAGDIVGLPNHGTLRIGDTLTEGEEIVFRGVPSFAPEILRRVKLKDAMKAKKLREALQQMAEEGVVQLFLPHDGAPAIVGVVGALQLDVLKERMEAEYSLPVDFEPCQFAIARWVSSEDKVALQKFTAAKPSSMADDLDGDPVFMASSQFTLKYDAERAPEISFSDVKDYQKVSGG, encoded by the coding sequence ATGACCGATCTTTCGACCATCGACAGCGCGGCGGCTGCCGCGGCGCCCCATGTGCGCCGGCGGACCTTCGCCATCATCTCGCACCCGGACGCGGGCAAGACCACGCTGACCGAGAAGCTGCTCTATTTCGGCGGCGCCATCCAGCTCGCAGGCGAGGTGAGGGCCAAGGCCGGCCGGCGCCAGACCTCCTCCGACTGGATGAAGATCGAGCGCCAGCGCGGCATCTCGGTCGTCACCTCGGTGATGACCTTCGAATATGACGGGCACGTCTTCAATCTGCTCGACACGCCCGGCCACGAGGACTTCTCGGAGGACACCTATCGAACCCTCACGGCGGTCGACAGTGCCGTGATGGTGATCGACGCCGCCAAGGGCATCGAGGCGCGCACCAAGAAGCTGTTCGAGGTCTGCCGTCTCAGAGACATCCCGATCGTCACCTTCATCAACAAGGTCGACCGCGAGACGCGCGATCCCTTCGACCTGCTCAACGAGATCGAGACGACGCTGGCGCTCGACGTCGCGCCGATGACCTGGCCGGTCGGGCGCGGGCGCGAGTTCGTCGGCACGCTCGACCTCGCCAGCAATACGCTGCGCCGCAACCAGAAGGGCGACGAGAGCGATGCCGGCCAGAAGGTCGACGGCGAGGACGACAAGCTCTTCGACGAGCTCCTGCCCCATAGCGCTGCCGACACCTTCCGCGAGGAGGTCTTCCTGGCGCGCGAGGGCTGCAAGCCCTTCGACCTCGAGGCCTTCCGCGAGGGGCACCTGACGCCGGTCTATTTCGGCGCGGCGCTGCGCGACTACGGCGTGCGCGACCTGATCGACGCGCTCGGCAAGCTCGCACCGAGCCCGCGCGCGCAATCGGCCGACAAGCGGCTGATCGAGGCGGGCGAGCCGAAGATGACCGGCTTCGTCTTCAAGATCCAGGCGAACATGGACCCGAACCATCGCGACCGCATCGCCTTCATGCGGGTGTGCTCGGGCAAGCTCTCGCGTGGCATGAAGGCGAAGCTGGTGCGCACCGGCAAGCCGTTGCCGCTGAACGCGCCGCAATTCTTCTTCGCGCGCGACCGCTCGATCGCCGAGGAGGCCTTCGCCGGCGACATCGTCGGCCTGCCGAACCACGGCACGCTGCGTATCGGCGACACGCTGACCGAGGGCGAGGAGATCGTCTTCCGTGGCGTGCCGAGCTTCGCCCCGGAAATCCTGCGCCGCGTCAAGCTCAAGGACGCGATGAAGGCGAAGAAGCTGCGCGAGGCGCTGCAGCAGATGGCCGAGGAGGGCGTGGTCCAGCTCTTCCTGCCGCATGACGGCGCGCCCGCCATCGTCGGCGTCGTCGGCGCGCTGCAGCTCGACGTGCTCAAGGAGCGCATGGAGGCGGAGTATTCGCTTCCCGTGGATTTCGAGCCCTGCCAGTTCGCGATCGCGCGCTGGGTTTCCAGCGAGGACAAGGTCGCGCTGCAGAAATTCACGGCGGCCAAGCCGTCCTCGATGGCGGATGATCTCGACGGCGACCCGGTCTTCATGGCCTCGTCGCAGTTCACCCTGAAATACGACGCCGAGCGCGCACCGGAGATCAGCTTCTCCGATGTGAAGGACTACCAGAAGGTGTCGGGGGGCTGA